AACGCCTTGTTAGCCAAAATGTTGCTCACGATGACAGTTTGGACAGATTGCTATTGCATTGTTCACAGTGTCATCCCCCCCATTACATAAGAACACTTTATGGTGTACCTCAAGGAATGGAGTTTTATCTTTACGCCTGATAAAAGGGGCTTCATTTTCACAAAGTTCACACCGTCCGTTAGCTCTTATTAATACTTGCGCAACAACATCTGGATTTCTCTTATATACAGCAGTCTTTACGATTATTTTCTCTGCTTTAGATGGGGAGTTTTTTAATCTTTTCTCTCTATCGCTTTGTGACAACTCTAGAGAGGCTTTGACTTTGTCATTAAAATCAATTTCAATTTCATCTATTGAAGGACTGTGGTCATCAATAACTAAATTTAGAATGTTCACCACATCTTGACTTAGAACGTTTTGGAAAGATAGACCTTGCCTACAAAAATGATTTTGGAAATTACTTAAACGATGATCACCAACTATTTGTGGCAATTTTGAATCTAGAGCGTCATGCTCCAATGGAATAAATTTTGGAAGTTTTGAAAAATCAGCCAATTTCATTCTGTATGGAAGACTACTATCAACATCATAATAACAATCAGTAATTTTAAACAAGCCACAAAGCTCATAGTTAACATTCTTTTTTCTCTTCTGAATAATAAAAACAAAGTCACCAATATTAACCTTGCCTTGTTTGTACTTTTGAGAAGTTCCATAACCTAAACTGTAATCAAATTCGATCTTATTTGCAGGGCCGTGATATGCGTAAAAGTAGTTTGACATAGGTGCACCTTATGTTTTGGCTAACGCCCACATTAAGTGGACTAAAACAGTTGTCTAAAATGTGTAGCGAAGCGAAACTTAGACAACTGTTTTAGTTCCACTTGAATTGCTTGTTATATGGCCACCTTTTGCACAATGAATTGGAAAACCCAATTCGGTAAAAAGTGCCCTACTATTTACAGCTTCAATTTCAACGAAGCTAATTTGCGAACGAAGTTAAACTCCGTATCTATTTTAAATTTAATATGCGGTGTTGAACACTCAAACCCATAATCGTATTTGCTAATGAATTACTTCTACAAGAAACGAATTTTAAAAACAGATTTTACGTTAAAAGCTAAGTTTAAACACTTTAAAAAGAAACTTAAAACAGCCTCACCACGCAAATTACCAACTCAATTTAAAACTTATAAATATCAAAAAACATCTCAATGAAAGCCCATATAACGCCCAGCTTAAGCGGACAAAAGTAGTTGGCTATAATTTGTGAGGCACGAACAAAGCCAACTGTTTTTGTTCCGTTTAAAGTGCTTGTTATATGCTCGCGATCAGTTTGAAACCTCTGATAATACAAGTACATAACGAAATGGAATAATAACGCAAACCACCACGATTTAAAGCCACTTAAGTATTAACTTTGAACTCCGTAGAAAACACTCTACGAGAGTCACACAAAACGAATAATTAAACAGTTTACGAACGTTTAAAACCACCCTTTTGGATTTCAAAGATCAATTCAAAAACTAGCTGACGAATTGAAATTAAAGCTAAGCGGATTACAAAAACACCGCAATTTTCTAATTGACGAAATACAAGTTAACCACTCAAAGTAACGGCACAAACAAGGCTACAATTCAGCTTTTCTATTTAAGGAAATCTCCGAAAGTAGCATGGGAAACAGTGCTCAAAACGTACCTGAGAATCTAAAACATCCCCTAAAAGATAGCGACATCTAACGCCTTGCTAAGCGGCGTGGAACAGTTGGCTAAACTTGCGAGGAACGAGCGTGAGCCAACTGTTATCACATCCGTTTAAGCAACTTGTTAACTTGGCTTGCAGTAAGCCAAGTTAGTGTATTAAACAGCGTTTAAATAACAAAATGACCAAGCAATTTGAAACTAAACACCAATTCTAAATCCAACGTAAAATGCAGGTTTAACTCTTAAACCAAAACACTCATATACGGCTGGAAAACATTCGTGGAAAAACACATTCAAATGGAAAGAGCCCTTCCAAATACGACTAAATTAACAAAGCCAAATAGCTCACTTTGTTTAGCCAGTTAACGCCGCGTTAAGCGGACAAAAGTAGTTGGCTACACTTTGTGAGGCACGAACAAAAGCCAACTGTTTTTGTTCCGTTTAAACGCCTTGTTAGCATGGCGAGTGGAAACCTTAATAGATTTCAATGCCGTTAATAAATGGAAAATTGTACAACGAATGTGAAACTGAACACTTATTTTAAATCTAGTGAAAAGCCAAAGTTTGACACCGAAACTGAAATACTTTGAATGTTACTTTAAAACCACAGGGCAAAACACATTCAATTGAAAATAGCCCTTCCAAATACGACCAAACTCACAACAACCCAAAAGCAAATTTAGTAAGCCTGATAACGCCCACATTAAGCGGACTAAAATAGGGCGATATTTTTGCGCCCCTTGTTTTTGCAAGAATAACGAACTGTTTTAGTTCCGTTTAAATTGCTTGTTATAAGGCTGTGCATTCACGTACAAATGTTATGCCGTTTCGGTCTTTTAGTGTTAAGCAATAAGAGCTTTGAAATTTTGGCAATTGCTTAACATACATTTTAAAACCTGTTGCTCTCAAAGATATGCTTCCCTGTTGGCATTCAAAACGATAAATATGAGATGTATATTTACCGTTAGGTG
The sequence above is a segment of the Psychromonas sp. psych-6C06 genome. Coding sequences within it:
- a CDS encoding HNH endonuclease, which encodes MSNYFYAYHGPANKIEFDYSLGYGTSQKYKQGKVNIGDFVFIIQKRKKNVNYELCGLFKITDCYYDVDSSLPYRMKLADFSKLPKFIPLEHDALDSKLPQIVGDHRLSNFQNHFCRQGLSFQNVLSQDVVNILNLVIDDHSPSIDEIEIDFNDKVKASLELSQSDREKRLKNSPSKAEKIIVKTAVYKRNPDVVAQVLIRANGRCELCENEAPFIRRKDKTPFLEVHHKVFLCNGGDDTVNNAIAICPNCHREQHFG